From the Amycolatopsis thermoflava N1165 genome, one window contains:
- a CDS encoding TRAP transporter permease has protein sequence MTKPVRGDEVSDIVAEHDEERPARRLSRGPDLLVYLAALAVALLVLKQVFFPYSKGNQFYLVIFLGCTLPLVFLCYRPLARSRRSPDNPWLLDWALAVVALVVGLYPVLSGYDDFLDRQGQLSTLDIVAGAVLLLLILEATRRTTGWVLPVVCLLFLAYAYYGGYLPPDWGIAHAGVDFSQIINALYNDASGFFGTPLDVAASYIVLFTIYGAVLEASGAGRFFVDISFAAFRRSRTAPGRTTVLSGFLLGTVSGSGTATAVSLGSITWPILKRAGYPREHAGGLLAASGIGAILSPPTLGAAAFIIAEYLQTSYLTVLIWASVPTLLYYLGIVFAMEADARRFQAKPVDVERGDPWRLLLRGGYHFLSLAIIVVFLALDIPPFAAVVYATGVAALFALIARRRDVRGWAVDMVGALSRGVRSALPVIAVCAAAGVITSTITKTGLGLELADALVDVAQAVTDNATVVLVLTVLLSAVAVGVLGLAVPVTASFIIAWVVIAPALETLGVAPAERAMFIFYYAVLSEVTPPTALAAVAAAAITGGRVMKTMWQCWKYTLPAFLVPIAFVLTDNGAALLLQSGAVTVVWVLAVSALAVAALGVVTGGWLFGPVHPAVRVLFVPAAVCLLYLEPGPIVAGLAFGVVATAAHLVIRRRRHETTADGAGDGGPGRAGLRREATEPAGGGREPGV, from the coding sequence ATGACCAAGCCCGTGAGGGGCGACGAGGTCAGCGACATCGTCGCCGAGCACGACGAAGAGCGGCCAGCGCGGCGGTTGTCGCGGGGGCCCGACCTGCTGGTGTACCTGGCCGCGCTCGCGGTCGCCCTGCTCGTGCTGAAGCAGGTCTTCTTCCCCTACAGCAAGGGAAACCAGTTCTACCTGGTGATCTTCCTCGGCTGCACCCTGCCGCTGGTGTTCCTCTGCTACCGGCCGCTGGCGCGGTCGCGGCGCTCCCCGGACAACCCGTGGCTGCTGGACTGGGCGCTGGCCGTGGTGGCGCTGGTCGTGGGCCTGTACCCGGTGCTGTCCGGCTACGACGACTTCCTCGACCGGCAGGGGCAGCTGTCCACCCTCGACATCGTCGCGGGCGCGGTGCTGCTCCTGCTCATCCTGGAGGCGACCCGCCGGACCACGGGCTGGGTGCTGCCGGTGGTCTGCCTGCTCTTCCTCGCCTACGCCTACTACGGCGGCTACCTGCCGCCGGACTGGGGCATCGCGCACGCCGGCGTGGACTTCAGCCAGATCATCAACGCCCTCTACAACGACGCCAGCGGCTTCTTCGGCACCCCGCTGGACGTGGCCGCCAGCTACATCGTGCTGTTCACGATCTACGGCGCGGTGCTGGAGGCCTCCGGCGCGGGGCGCTTCTTCGTCGACATCTCCTTCGCCGCGTTCCGCCGGTCCCGCACGGCGCCGGGCCGCACGACGGTGCTGTCCGGGTTCCTGCTGGGCACCGTGTCCGGCTCGGGCACCGCCACCGCGGTCAGCCTCGGCTCGATCACCTGGCCGATCCTCAAACGGGCCGGCTACCCGCGGGAGCACGCCGGCGGCCTGCTCGCCGCGTCGGGCATCGGCGCGATCCTGTCGCCGCCGACGCTGGGCGCGGCCGCGTTCATCATCGCCGAGTACCTGCAGACCTCCTACCTGACCGTGCTGATCTGGGCGTCGGTGCCGACGTTGCTGTACTACCTGGGCATCGTGTTCGCGATGGAGGCCGACGCGCGCCGCTTCCAGGCGAAGCCGGTGGACGTCGAGCGCGGCGACCCGTGGCGGCTGCTGTTGCGCGGTGGCTACCACTTCCTGTCGCTGGCGATCATCGTGGTGTTCCTGGCGCTGGACATCCCGCCGTTCGCGGCCGTGGTGTACGCGACCGGGGTGGCGGCCCTGTTCGCGTTGATCGCGCGGCGGCGGGACGTGCGCGGCTGGGCGGTGGACATGGTGGGCGCGCTGTCGCGGGGTGTGCGGAGCGCGCTGCCGGTGATCGCGGTTTGCGCGGCGGCCGGGGTGATCACGTCCACGATCACGAAGACCGGGCTGGGCCTGGAACTCGCCGACGCGCTGGTCGACGTGGCACAGGCGGTCACCGACAACGCCACGGTCGTGCTGGTGCTGACGGTGCTGCTGTCCGCGGTCGCGGTGGGGGTGCTCGGGCTGGCGGTGCCGGTGACGGCGTCGTTCATCATCGCGTGGGTGGTGATCGCGCCGGCGCTGGAGACGCTGGGCGTGGCGCCGGCCGAGCGCGCCATGTTCATCTTCTACTACGCGGTGCTGTCGGAGGTCACGCCGCCGACGGCGCTGGCGGCGGTCGCGGCGGCGGCGATCACCGGTGGCCGGGTCATGAAGACCATGTGGCAGTGCTGGAAGTACACGCTGCCGGCGTTCCTGGTGCCGATCGCGTTCGTGCTCACCGACAACGGGGCGGCGCTGCTGCTCCAGTCCGGGGCGGTGACGGTGGTGTGGGTGCTGGCGGTGTCCGCGCTCGCCGTCGCCGCGCTCGGCGTCGTGACCGGCGGGTGGCTGTTCGGGCCGGTCCACCCGGCGGTCCGCGTGCTCTTCGTGCCCGCCGCGGTGTGCCTGCTCTACCTGGAGCCGGGGCCGATCGTGGCGGGCCTGGCCTTCGGCGTGGTCGCGACGGCCGCGCACCTCGTGATCAGAAGGAGGCGGCATGAAACGACTGCTGACGGTGCTGGTGACGGTGGCCCTGGTCGCGCCGGGCTGCGGCGGGAAGCAACCGAACCAGCAGGCGGCGGGCGGGAGCCAGGGGTGTGA
- a CDS encoding TAXI family TRAP transporter solute-binding subunit: protein MKRLLTVLVTVALVAPGCGGKQPNQQAAGGSQGCEAGSGRLTIATGNSGGVYYVLGGGLAQLISNNTGLKATAAETGASVQNIQQLVDGTYDIAFSLADTAADAVQGKGSFDGKPQKVQALTRIYPNSTQVLVRTDSGINSIADMRGKRISTGSPKSGTEVIANRLLQAAGLNPDTDLQAQRLDLAKTADGIKSGTIDGLVWSGGLPTAQITDITTTMKGQVKFIDITPQLAALKQINPVYDTGTIPAATYGQPADVPTIVVPNLLLVREDFPAGDACAITKLIFDKKPELESVHPAAKEITRENATRTEPVPMHPGSQQALATP from the coding sequence ATGAAACGACTGCTGACGGTGCTGGTGACGGTGGCCCTGGTCGCGCCGGGCTGCGGCGGGAAGCAACCGAACCAGCAGGCGGCGGGCGGGAGCCAGGGGTGTGAGGCAGGCAGCGGCAGGCTCACCATCGCCACCGGCAACAGCGGCGGCGTGTACTACGTGCTCGGCGGCGGGCTCGCGCAGCTGATCAGCAACAACACCGGGCTGAAGGCGACCGCGGCGGAGACCGGCGCGTCGGTGCAGAACATCCAGCAGCTGGTCGACGGCACCTACGACATCGCATTCTCGCTGGCCGACACCGCGGCGGACGCGGTGCAGGGCAAGGGGAGTTTCGACGGCAAGCCGCAGAAGGTGCAGGCGCTGACCCGGATCTACCCGAACTCGACGCAGGTTCTGGTGCGCACCGACTCCGGGATCAACAGCATCGCCGACATGCGCGGCAAGCGGATCTCGACGGGTTCGCCGAAGTCCGGCACCGAGGTGATCGCGAACCGGCTGCTGCAGGCGGCGGGGCTCAACCCGGACACCGACCTGCAGGCGCAGCGGCTGGACCTGGCGAAGACCGCGGACGGCATCAAGTCGGGCACGATCGACGGGCTGGTGTGGTCCGGTGGCCTGCCGACGGCGCAGATCACCGACATCACGACGACGATGAAGGGGCAGGTGAAGTTCATCGACATCACCCCGCAGCTGGCGGCGCTGAAGCAGATCAACCCGGTGTACGACACGGGCACGATCCCCGCGGCGACGTACGGGCAGCCCGCGGACGTGCCGACGATCGTGGTGCCGAACCTGCTGCTGGTGCGGGAGGACTTCCCGGCGGGCGACGCGTGCGCCATCACCAAGCTGATCTTCGACAAGAAGCCCGAGCTGGAGAGCGTGCACCCGGCGGCGAAGGAGATCACGCGGGAGAACGCCACGCGCACCGAGCCGGTGCCGATGCACCCCGGATCGCAGCAGGCGCTGGCGACTCCGTGA
- a CDS encoding DUF5946 family protein, whose translation MACAECGGAGPCEELFHVVLALDHSRREPWGPLHGVTVACFLLQHPSRVPERDRGRNWAIVRAFVDGGRPAVAGLTAAVRRANSHRARGALPEFDAPRGGAGSFEVTIADVAQDGTFPAVGFEERVRAWVRATLDAHSLR comes from the coding sequence ATGGCTTGTGCGGAGTGTGGTGGGGCCGGTCCCTGCGAGGAGCTGTTCCACGTCGTGCTGGCGCTGGACCACTCGCGGCGGGAGCCGTGGGGGCCGTTGCACGGGGTGACCGTGGCGTGCTTCCTGCTGCAGCACCCGAGCCGTGTGCCGGAGCGGGACCGGGGCCGGAACTGGGCGATCGTGCGCGCCTTCGTGGACGGTGGCCGCCCGGCGGTGGCCGGTCTCACCGCGGCGGTCCGCCGGGCCAACTCGCACCGGGCCCGCGGCGCGCTCCCGGAGTTCGATGCGCCGCGGGGTGGTGCGGGGTCGTTCGAGGTCACGATCGCCGACGTCGCGCAGGACGGGACGTTTCCGGCGGTGGGGTTCGAGGAGCGGGTCCGGGCCTGGGTGCGGGCCACGCTTGACGCACATTCGTTGCGTTAA
- a CDS encoding TetR/AcrR family transcriptional regulator, with translation MSRKPMVRPGGRSARVQESVHAAVRALEAEAGREALTVPLIAARAGVTPSTIYRRWGDLHELLSDVAVERLRPDSPPEDHGSLGADLAAWAEQFLEEMSAQPGRAYIRDALLGDDTNAGRCSAYAAEQISVILARAAQRGEAAPEAETVLDHVVAPMMYRILFRPDGLSPTYARRLVEELLG, from the coding sequence GTGAGCCGCAAGCCGATGGTGCGCCCCGGCGGCCGCAGCGCGCGGGTGCAGGAGTCCGTGCACGCCGCGGTTCGCGCGCTGGAGGCCGAAGCCGGACGGGAGGCGCTGACGGTGCCACTGATCGCCGCGCGGGCCGGCGTGACGCCGTCGACGATCTACCGCCGCTGGGGCGACCTGCACGAGCTGCTGTCGGACGTCGCGGTGGAACGCCTCCGGCCCGACTCGCCGCCGGAGGACCACGGCTCGCTGGGGGCCGATCTCGCCGCGTGGGCCGAGCAGTTCCTGGAGGAGATGTCCGCGCAGCCCGGACGCGCCTATATCCGCGACGCGCTGCTCGGTGACGACACCAACGCCGGCCGGTGCTCGGCGTATGCCGCGGAACAGATCTCGGTGATCCTGGCGCGAGCGGCCCAGCGGGGCGAGGCGGCGCCGGAGGCGGAGACGGTGCTGGACCACGTGGTGGCGCCGATGATGTACCGGATCCTGTTCCGCCCGGACGGCCTGTCGCCCACCTACGCGCGACGGCTGGTGGAGGAGTTGCTGGGCTGA
- a CDS encoding MBL fold metallo-hydrolase, with translation MWVVGDITVQRVDEVLLPPETGPWLLPGATADVVNRHDWLRPDFADGDVLRLASHSFAVTAGGLRILVDTGIGNGKQRANPAWHDLRTGYLDRLTAAGFAPESVDLVVLTHLHTDHVGWNTRLVEGEWVPTFPRARYLTSRAERDFWSGYDMDEPRRQMFRDSVEPVADAGLLDLVDVPDGGVEVAPGVRLVPTPGHTPGHVAVRLTSGNSSAVISGDCVHHPVQLAHPGITSCVDIDPALAESTRRSLLASLADSGTLLLGTHFPPPTGGRVVTASGGLEFRPA, from the coding sequence ATGTGGGTCGTGGGTGACATCACCGTGCAGCGGGTCGACGAGGTGCTGCTGCCGCCCGAGACCGGACCCTGGCTGCTGCCCGGCGCGACGGCGGACGTCGTGAACCGGCACGACTGGCTGCGGCCGGACTTCGCCGACGGCGACGTGCTGCGCCTGGCCAGCCACAGCTTCGCGGTCACGGCAGGCGGTCTGCGGATCCTGGTCGACACGGGCATCGGCAACGGCAAGCAGCGCGCCAACCCGGCGTGGCACGACCTGCGGACCGGCTACCTGGACCGGCTCACGGCGGCGGGGTTCGCGCCGGAGTCGGTCGACCTGGTGGTGCTCACGCACCTGCACACCGACCACGTCGGCTGGAACACGCGGCTGGTGGAGGGCGAGTGGGTGCCGACCTTCCCGCGGGCCCGCTACCTGACTTCGCGCGCCGAACGGGACTTCTGGTCTGGCTACGACATGGACGAGCCGCGGCGGCAGATGTTCCGCGACTCGGTCGAGCCGGTGGCGGACGCGGGGCTGCTCGACCTGGTCGACGTGCCCGACGGCGGCGTCGAGGTCGCGCCCGGGGTGCGGCTGGTTCCCACGCCCGGCCACACGCCCGGGCACGTCGCCGTGCGGTTGACCAGCGGGAACAGCAGCGCGGTGATCAGCGGTGACTGCGTGCACCACCCGGTCCAGCTGGCCCACCCGGGGATCACCAGCTGCGTCGACATCGATCCGGCGCTCGCCGAATCGACCCGCCGGTCGCTGCTGGCGTCGCTGGCCGACAGTGGAACTCTGCTGCTGGGCACGCACTTCCCGCCGCCGACCGGTGGCCGCGTCGTGACCGCGAGCGGCGGGCTGGAATTCCGTCCGGCGTGA
- a CDS encoding LysR family transcriptional regulator: MRGVDLVGACRAFVSVSERGSFTLGAAAAGIPQPVASRRIAALEQHLGDRLFDRSTRRAVLTPFGRDVLPAAARLVRLADAFEHDARRARRRPLRLAVPDWCSARDLAHLDAEARDHDLVLDFRPAPPAERAGLVRTQEVRAALTAVPEDEARWRVPLGVAAAVPPAAHTVYLETLRVGRGDDGPARRVWLQPEDDVPHIRDRLTHLRDALGLRPSQVVTAESLVTAVADVLGTADLLLCSEAQAAELDLHWRPLGEVRLVRGYALAATYSDDSERLRPLSRSIGRCLGET; this comes from the coding sequence ATGCGCGGCGTGGATCTCGTCGGCGCCTGCCGGGCCTTCGTCAGCGTCAGCGAGCGCGGCAGCTTCACCCTCGGCGCGGCCGCGGCCGGCATCCCCCAGCCGGTCGCCAGCCGCCGCATCGCCGCGCTCGAACAGCACCTCGGCGACCGGCTCTTCGACCGCTCGACCCGGCGCGCGGTGCTGACGCCGTTCGGCCGCGACGTGCTCCCCGCGGCCGCCCGGCTGGTCCGCCTCGCCGACGCCTTCGAACACGACGCCCGCCGCGCGCGCCGCCGCCCGTTGCGCCTCGCCGTGCCGGACTGGTGCTCCGCCCGCGACCTCGCCCACCTCGACGCCGAAGCCCGCGACCACGACCTCGTCCTCGACTTCCGCCCCGCGCCGCCCGCCGAACGCGCCGGCCTCGTCCGCACCCAGGAGGTCCGCGCGGCCCTCACCGCGGTCCCGGAGGACGAAGCCCGCTGGCGGGTGCCGCTCGGCGTCGCCGCCGCAGTGCCGCCCGCCGCGCACACCGTCTACCTGGAAACCCTGCGCGTCGGCCGCGGCGACGACGGCCCGGCGCGGCGCGTGTGGCTGCAACCCGAGGACGACGTGCCGCACATCCGCGACCGGCTCACCCACCTGCGCGACGCCCTCGGTCTGCGACCCTCACAGGTCGTCACCGCGGAATCGCTGGTCACCGCGGTCGCCGACGTGCTCGGCACCGCCGACCTCCTGCTCTGTTCGGAGGCGCAGGCCGCCGAGCTGGACCTGCACTGGCGGCCGCTCGGCGAGGTGCGCCTGGTCCGCGGCTACGCCCTGGCCGCGACGTACAGTGACGACAGCGAGCGCCTGCGGCCGCTGTCGCGGTCGATCGGCCGATGCCTGGGGGAGACGTGA
- a CDS encoding amidase encodes MRPADLTLAAAAAAVRNRELSPIELVDDVLTRIEEADARLGAYVAVTADRARDAAREAEREIAAGGVRGPLHGIPMGLKDLIDVAGLPTTASSRVRAGHRAGSDSAVAARLAGAGAILVGKTHTHEFAYGLITPQTVNARDGGRIAGGSSGGSAVAVAAGMATFSLGTDTGGSIRVPAALNGVVGLKPSYDLVPREGVVPLSWSLDHVGPITRTAEDAALVMGVLCGVSAVEPSGLRVGVPGNYYFDRVDPEVETAVRSAIRRLEALGARLVDVEIPMARYVQGVQWGLMVPEASAYHEPTVQAVSELYAADVRVLLEAGRRMSAVDYLRAQRARTLMRREWSRLMETVDVIAAPAVPVTAVPVGQESVTWPDGTTESVADAYVRLSAPANITGLPSLTVPVGEDRAGLPIGMQLIGRAGGDGVVLGLGRAFES; translated from the coding sequence ATGCGGCCCGCTGACCTGACCCTGGCCGCCGCGGCGGCGGCCGTGCGGAACCGCGAACTGTCCCCGATCGAACTGGTCGACGACGTGCTGACCCGCATCGAGGAGGCCGACGCCCGCCTCGGCGCGTACGTCGCCGTCACCGCCGACCGCGCCCGGGACGCCGCCCGCGAGGCCGAGCGCGAGATCGCGGCGGGCGGGGTGCGCGGGCCGCTGCACGGGATCCCGATGGGGCTCAAGGACCTGATCGACGTCGCCGGGCTGCCGACCACCGCGAGTTCCCGCGTGCGCGCCGGGCATCGGGCCGGGTCGGACAGCGCGGTCGCGGCGCGGCTGGCGGGGGCCGGCGCGATCCTGGTCGGCAAGACCCACACGCACGAGTTCGCCTACGGCTTGATCACGCCGCAGACGGTCAACGCCCGCGACGGCGGGCGGATCGCAGGCGGGTCGAGCGGCGGGTCCGCGGTGGCGGTCGCGGCCGGGATGGCGACCTTCTCGCTGGGCACCGACACCGGCGGCTCGATCCGGGTGCCCGCGGCGCTGAACGGGGTCGTCGGTCTCAAACCGAGCTACGACCTGGTGCCGCGGGAGGGGGTGGTGCCGCTGTCCTGGTCGCTGGACCACGTCGGGCCGATCACGCGCACCGCCGAGGACGCCGCGCTGGTGATGGGCGTCCTGTGTGGAGTGTCTGCGGTGGAGCCGTCCGGGTTGCGGGTCGGCGTGCCGGGGAACTACTACTTCGACCGCGTCGACCCCGAGGTCGAAACAGCGGTGCGGTCCGCGATCCGCAGGCTGGAGGCGCTCGGGGCGCGGCTGGTGGACGTCGAAATCCCCATGGCGCGGTACGTCCAGGGTGTCCAATGGGGACTGATGGTGCCGGAAGCAAGCGCTTACCACGAGCCGACCGTGCAGGCCGTGTCCGAGCTCTACGCCGCGGACGTGCGGGTGCTGCTCGAAGCCGGGCGGCGGATGTCCGCTGTGGACTACCTGCGGGCCCAACGGGCGCGGACGCTGATGCGGCGCGAGTGGTCGCGTCTGATGGAGACGGTCGACGTGATCGCCGCCCCGGCTGTGCCGGTCACCGCGGTGCCGGTGGGGCAGGAGAGTGTGACGTGGCCGGACGGGACGACGGAGAGCGTCGCGGACGCGTACGTGCGGCTTTCGGCGCCCGCCAACATCACCGGGCTGCCGTCGCTGACCGTGCCCGTCGGGGAGGACCGGGCGGGGCTGCCGATCGGGATGCAGCTGATCGGCCGCGCCGGGGGCGACGGCGTGGTGCTGGGGCTGGGCAGGGCGTTCGAGAGTTGA
- a CDS encoding serine hydrolase — MNTEALLRELRDQLDDAGLRGSFLVRDLRSGEEIAIEPDAQWPSASLVKVPLAVATLERIRLGELDGATQLDIEPGRITTPGPTGLSRFRHPARVAVDDLLYLSTAISDGVAADALFGLTPPPEVARILKGFGIEGITVRHPVQELADTPAERFERGEVHLAYALAVDAGTAGRGHRIPQLDVTRASSGSARAFADLLQALWTPSAIPAEVAARVRELMRHNVVRHRLAPDFVSDASIWSSKTGTLLTLRHEIGVVEHADGQAFAVVALTESRVAAAQQPGAEAVMARVARRLRDHLRL; from the coding sequence GTGAACACCGAAGCGCTGCTGCGCGAGCTGCGGGACCAGCTCGACGACGCCGGCCTGCGCGGCTCGTTCCTGGTGCGGGACCTGCGCAGCGGCGAGGAGATCGCGATCGAGCCGGACGCGCAGTGGCCGTCCGCGTCGCTGGTCAAGGTGCCGCTCGCGGTCGCCACGCTGGAACGGATCCGGCTCGGCGAACTCGACGGCGCCACGCAGCTGGACATCGAACCCGGCCGCATCACCACCCCCGGCCCGACCGGGCTGAGCCGGTTCCGCCACCCGGCGCGCGTCGCCGTCGACGATCTGCTGTACCTCAGCACGGCGATCAGCGACGGTGTCGCGGCCGACGCGTTGTTCGGCCTCACCCCGCCGCCGGAGGTCGCCCGGATCCTCAAGGGGTTCGGCATCGAGGGCATCACCGTCCGGCACCCGGTGCAGGAGCTGGCGGACACGCCCGCGGAACGCTTCGAGCGCGGCGAGGTGCACCTGGCGTACGCGCTGGCCGTGGACGCGGGCACCGCCGGGCGCGGGCACCGCATCCCACAGCTCGACGTGACGCGCGCGAGTTCCGGTTCGGCGCGGGCGTTCGCGGACCTGCTGCAGGCGCTGTGGACGCCGTCGGCGATCCCCGCCGAGGTCGCCGCCCGGGTGCGGGAACTCATGCGGCACAACGTGGTCCGGCACCGGCTCGCGCCGGACTTCGTCTCCGACGCGTCGATCTGGTCGTCCAAGACCGGCACCTTGTTGACGCTGCGGCACGAGATCGGGGTGGTCGAGCACGCCGACGGGCAGGCGTTCGCGGTGGTGGCACTGACCGAGTCGCGCGTGGCGGCGGCGCAGCAGCCCGGCGCGGAGGCCGTGATGGCGCGGGTCGCCCGCCGGCTGCGGGACCACCTGCGGCTCTAG
- a CDS encoding DUF1330 domain-containing protein, with product MTAYVIAHLMPAEPHPDVAEYLERIQSTLDPFGGRFLVHGAPVEVHEGDWPGHLVMIGFPTAADARAWYDSPAYQEILPLRANHIAGSVVIVDGVEPGHDSAAMGEAMRAAMA from the coding sequence ATGACCGCCTACGTCATCGCCCACCTGATGCCTGCCGAGCCGCACCCCGACGTCGCCGAATACCTGGAGCGCATCCAGTCCACGCTGGATCCCTTCGGCGGCCGGTTCCTCGTCCACGGCGCGCCCGTCGAGGTCCACGAGGGCGACTGGCCCGGCCACCTGGTGATGATCGGCTTCCCCACCGCCGCCGACGCCCGCGCCTGGTACGACTCCCCCGCCTACCAGGAGATCCTGCCGTTGCGCGCGAACCACATCGCGGGCAGCGTCGTGATCGTCGACGGCGTCGAGCCCGGCCACGACTCCGCGGCGATGGGCGAGGCGATGCGCGCCGCGATGGCCTAG
- a CDS encoding TIGR03086 family metal-binding protein, with the protein MELMEQYRRAQDGLDAVLAAVPDDRWDVPSMCAEWTVRDVAGHLIWGQWQLRAWAAGEPDPDRSGAPGSPRPGTWTGDDPVETWRKARAASVPALTGEALARTTTITGIGEVPLAAVVPLMITDTVVHSWDIGHALGMDLRLDADLVALAADWARQHVVRRPGFFGPEVTPPPDADEQTRMLAFVGRRV; encoded by the coding sequence ATGGAACTGATGGAGCAGTACCGGCGGGCGCAGGACGGGCTGGACGCGGTGCTGGCGGCGGTGCCGGACGACCGGTGGGACGTGCCGTCGATGTGCGCGGAGTGGACCGTGCGGGACGTGGCCGGGCACTTGATCTGGGGGCAGTGGCAGCTGCGGGCGTGGGCGGCGGGCGAGCCGGACCCGGACCGGTCGGGCGCGCCCGGATCGCCTCGGCCGGGCACGTGGACCGGCGACGACCCGGTGGAGACGTGGCGCAAGGCGCGGGCGGCGTCGGTGCCCGCGCTCACCGGGGAGGCGCTGGCCAGGACCACGACGATCACGGGAATCGGCGAGGTGCCGCTGGCCGCGGTGGTGCCGCTGATGATCACCGACACGGTGGTGCACAGCTGGGACATCGGGCACGCGTTGGGGATGGACCTCCGGCTGGACGCGGACCTGGTGGCGCTGGCGGCGGACTGGGCGCGGCAGCACGTCGTGCGGCGGCCGGGGTTCTTCGGCCCGGAGGTGACGCCACCGCCGGACGCCGATGAGCAGACGCGGATGCTGGCGTTCGTGGGACGCCGCGTGTGA
- the bla gene encoding class A beta-lactamase produces MLVRTLRAVVVLLVFGLVGACAAEPPPPPPAVSTVAPAPQVDFADLEARFDARLGVYAIDTGTGREIAHRADERFNYASAIKSLLAGAVLRRNVDLDKVVTYTDADIQPNSPVTKDRRSVTVREAAEAALLQSDNTAANLLFAEVGGPAGLAAVLREIGDTTTHPDRLEVELNSAIPGDVRDTSTPRAMAGSLRAFLLGDALPADKRDLLVGIMRRNKTGTELIRGGVPSEWPVADKTGTGDYGTRNDIGVIWPPGRAPIVLALMSSRTTADASYDNKLLAEATSRVVEALR; encoded by the coding sequence ATGCTTGTTCGAACTCTTCGCGCTGTGGTGGTCCTGCTCGTGTTCGGGCTGGTCGGGGCGTGCGCCGCGGAACCTCCCCCACCTCCGCCCGCCGTTTCGACGGTCGCGCCGGCGCCGCAGGTGGACTTCGCCGATCTGGAAGCGCGGTTCGACGCGCGGCTGGGGGTGTACGCGATCGACACCGGGACCGGACGGGAGATCGCGCACCGGGCCGACGAGCGGTTCAACTACGCGTCGGCGATCAAGTCGCTGCTGGCCGGCGCGGTGCTGCGGCGGAACGTCGACCTGGACAAGGTGGTGACCTACACCGACGCGGACATCCAGCCGAACTCGCCGGTCACGAAGGACCGGCGCAGCGTGACGGTGCGCGAGGCGGCCGAAGCGGCGCTGCTGCAGAGCGACAACACGGCGGCGAACCTGCTGTTCGCCGAGGTGGGCGGCCCGGCAGGGCTGGCGGCCGTGCTGCGCGAGATCGGCGACACGACGACCCACCCGGACCGGCTCGAGGTCGAGCTGAACTCCGCCATCCCCGGCGACGTCCGGGACACGAGCACGCCGCGGGCGATGGCGGGCAGCCTGCGGGCGTTCCTCCTGGGCGATGCGTTGCCTGCCGACAAGCGGGATCTGTTGGTGGGGATCATGCGCCGCAACAAGACCGGGACGGAGCTCATCCGCGGCGGCGTGCCGTCCGAGTGGCCGGTGGCGGACAAGACGGGCACCGGCGACTACGGAACCCGCAACGACATCGGGGTGATCTGGCCTCCCGGGCGCGCGCCGATCGTGCTGGCGCTGATGTCGAGCCGGACGACCGCCGACGCTTCATACGACAACAAACTGCTCGCCGAGGCGACCTCACGGGTGGTGGAAGCGCTGCGGTAG